Proteins encoded by one window of Acetivibrio thermocellus ATCC 27405:
- a CDS encoding CheR family methyltransferase, giving the protein MLHISKKEFDQLAAYVKSNYGINLTEKKKTLVVGRLQNILQQMNFTSFSDYYDYVMSDTTGEAVTTLINKITTNHTFFMREPDHFDFFASTVLPYLSATIKRPLDLRIWSAGCSSGEEPYTLAMIIADFFGPQKPLWDTRILATDISVNVIQKAKAGIYSNERIEGVPEAWKRKYFRKVDENNWAVVDSIRNEVIFRIFNLMNTVFPFKRKFHVIFCRNVMIYFDQQTKMELVNRFYEYTEPGGYLFIGHSESLNRDETKYKYVMPAVYRKE; this is encoded by the coding sequence ATGTTGCATATTAGCAAAAAAGAATTTGACCAGCTTGCCGCTTATGTAAAAAGCAACTATGGAATAAACCTGACGGAAAAGAAAAAGACATTGGTTGTGGGAAGGCTTCAAAATATTTTGCAGCAGATGAATTTCACAAGTTTTTCGGATTACTATGATTATGTTATGTCCGATACAACCGGCGAAGCGGTAACAACACTTATAAACAAGATAACCACAAATCATACTTTCTTTATGAGGGAACCGGATCACTTTGATTTTTTTGCCTCAACTGTGTTGCCGTATCTTTCTGCCACTATAAAAAGGCCGCTGGACCTTAGGATATGGAGTGCAGGCTGCTCCAGCGGTGAGGAACCTTATACTCTTGCAATGATAATAGCAGACTTCTTTGGTCCTCAAAAGCCATTATGGGATACGAGAATTTTGGCAACAGATATTTCAGTAAATGTGATTCAGAAAGCCAAAGCTGGAATTTATTCCAATGAGAGGATTGAAGGAGTTCCTGAAGCGTGGAAAAGAAAGTACTTCAGAAAGGTAGACGAAAACAATTGGGCCGTGGTGGACAGTATTCGAAATGAGGTAATATTCAGGATTTTTAATCTTATGAATACTGTCTTCCCATTTAAAAGAAAGTTTCATGTCATATTCTGCAGAAATGTAATGATATATTTTGACCAACAAACCAAAATGGAACTGGTAAACAGGTTCTATGAGTATACTGAGCCGGGAGGATATTTGTTTATCGGCCATTCCGAATCTTTAAACCGGGATGAAACCAAATACAAATATGTAATGCCGGCGGTTTACAGAAAGGAATAG
- a CDS encoding chemotaxis protein CheA encodes MTDNVSREPMLDMFIFETLQLLDQLEQSLINSEKESGFESSIDEIFRIMHTIKGSAAMMLFDDISKLAHSIEDLFFYLREEKPENVNSTEIIDIVLNGVDFIKNETVKLENGQEPDGDASDLIKEIRDYLGNLKSINNAGSDSPDSESSHTLEVEKDQKYYISSNKAASTPKSHKYEAVLKFEEQCGMENIRAFSVIHDLKEIADVNYFYPEDVIDGGGKSENSEIIQKDGFRVVFSTDLGLDEVKERLSHTILLKSLDVYVINEDLEDIMGDMPDTRETELKEQELKMDGKANVLNDSSQASEQNEHSSGRQLSNEKKTGPSADNTASSSKQSVISVNIAKLDKLMDLVGEIVISEAMVTQNPDLEGLQLDNFHKAARQLNKLTNELQDVVMSIRMVPLSMTFQKMNRIVRDMGKKLNKSIELEIIGEETEVDKNIIERISDPLIHLIRNAVDHGLEDPDERVAKGKPPAGKITLEAKNAGGDVWIFVKDDGRGLDREKILKKAREAGLIHKPENELTDKEIYSFIFTPGFSTKENVTEFSGRGVGMDIVSNNISMVGGTIFVDSVPDNGTTISIKLPLTLAIINGMSIKVGKSRYTIPTISIKESFKVKNEAVITDSEGNEMIMVRGEVYPVLRLHKFYKINTEVTNINDGIIVMVESDSRVICIFADELLGEQQVVVKALPKYIKKVKGIGGCTLLGDGSISLILDVAGLVS; translated from the coding sequence TTGACTGATAATGTTAGCCGTGAGCCGATGCTGGACATGTTTATATTTGAAACACTCCAGTTATTAGATCAGTTAGAGCAGTCTTTGATTAACAGTGAAAAAGAAAGTGGGTTTGAATCTTCGATAGATGAGATTTTCAGAATCATGCATACAATAAAAGGCTCAGCGGCAATGATGCTTTTTGACGATATATCAAAACTTGCCCATTCTATTGAAGATCTGTTCTTTTACCTTCGCGAAGAAAAGCCTGAAAATGTTAATTCGACAGAAATTATTGATATTGTGCTGAACGGAGTTGACTTTATAAAAAATGAGACCGTTAAACTTGAAAACGGACAGGAACCGGACGGAGATGCCTCTGACCTTATAAAAGAAATAAGGGATTATCTGGGTAATTTAAAAAGTATAAATAATGCCGGAAGTGATTCTCCTGATTCTGAGTCATCTCATACTTTGGAAGTTGAAAAAGACCAAAAATATTACATAAGCTCAAATAAAGCGGCGTCAACTCCCAAAAGTCATAAATACGAAGCCGTCCTTAAATTTGAAGAACAGTGCGGTATGGAGAACATCAGGGCATTTTCCGTAATTCATGACTTAAAGGAAATAGCCGATGTGAATTATTTCTACCCTGAGGATGTCATTGACGGCGGCGGAAAAAGTGAAAATAGTGAGATCATCCAGAAAGATGGCTTCAGGGTGGTGTTCAGTACCGATTTAGGACTTGACGAGGTAAAAGAAAGACTGTCCCATACCATTTTGCTCAAAAGCCTCGACGTTTATGTAATAAATGAAGATCTTGAGGATATAATGGGCGATATGCCGGATACCCGGGAAACTGAGCTAAAAGAGCAAGAGCTGAAAATGGACGGGAAAGCTAATGTTTTGAATGATTCTTCTCAAGCTTCGGAGCAAAACGAGCATTCTTCCGGCAGACAGCTTTCAAATGAGAAGAAAACAGGTCCGTCGGCAGATAATACTGCATCTTCAAGCAAGCAAAGTGTTATAAGTGTTAACATAGCGAAACTTGACAAATTAATGGATTTGGTTGGAGAAATAGTCATCTCCGAAGCCATGGTAACGCAGAATCCCGATCTTGAGGGCCTTCAGCTCGACAATTTTCACAAGGCAGCAAGACAGCTCAACAAGTTGACAAATGAGCTGCAGGATGTGGTGATGTCAATTCGAATGGTTCCCCTTTCAATGACTTTCCAAAAGATGAACAGGATAGTCAGAGACATGGGTAAGAAATTAAACAAGTCAATAGAGCTGGAGATAATCGGAGAGGAAACCGAAGTTGACAAAAATATTATTGAACGTATATCCGACCCCCTCATTCATCTTATAAGAAATGCCGTGGACCACGGGCTTGAAGATCCTGATGAGAGGGTGGCAAAGGGAAAACCTCCGGCGGGAAAGATTACTCTTGAGGCAAAGAATGCCGGAGGGGATGTATGGATATTTGTAAAGGATGACGGAAGAGGACTTGACCGGGAAAAAATACTTAAAAAAGCAAGAGAAGCAGGACTTATACACAAACCGGAAAACGAGCTTACCGATAAAGAAATATATTCATTTATTTTTACTCCGGGCTTTTCAACAAAGGAAAATGTTACTGAATTTTCCGGGCGCGGTGTGGGAATGGATATTGTAAGCAACAACATCTCCATGGTGGGTGGAACGATTTTTGTTGACAGCGTGCCGGATAATGGAACGACAATTTCCATAAAGCTGCCTCTGACACTGGCCATTATCAACGGTATGAGTATCAAAGTCGGAAAATCCAGATATACAATACCGACCATATCAATCAAAGAATCCTTTAAAGTGAAAAACGAAGCTGTAATTACAGACTCTGAAGGCAATGAAATGATCATGGTCAGAGGAGAGGTTTATCCTGTATTGAGACTTCACAAATTCTATAAAATCAACACTGAGGTTACAAATATAAATGACGGAATAATTGTTATGGTTGAGAGCGACTCCAGGGTAATATGCATATTTGCGGATGAACTTTTAGGAGAACAACAGGTGGTAGTCAAGGCACTGCCAAAGTATATAAAGAAAGTAAAAGGTATCGGAGGTTGTACGCTTTTAGGTGACGGAAGCATAAGCCTGATATTGGATGTTGCAGGGTTAGTAAGCTAG
- a CDS encoding response regulator — protein MKRILVVDDAGFMRASLKMMLERNGHQVVGEAENGLVAVTKYKEIRPDIVTMDITMPVCDGIKAVKMIKEFDPDAKVIMISSMGQECFVRDAILAGAKGFIVKPFKEDYVIQAIEKL, from the coding sequence ATGAAAAGAATTTTAGTGGTTGACGATGCGGGATTTATGAGGGCGTCACTTAAAATGATGTTGGAAAGAAATGGACATCAGGTGGTTGGAGAAGCTGAAAACGGTTTGGTTGCGGTCACAAAATATAAGGAAATCAGGCCGGATATAGTTACGATGGATATAACCATGCCGGTATGTGACGGGATAAAGGCGGTTAAGATGATTAAAGAGTTTGATCCCGATGCAAAAGTCATAATGATTTCTTCCATGGGCCAGGAGTGCTTTGTAAGGGACGCAATTTTGGCAGGTGCAAAAGGATTCATTGTAAAACCTTTCAAAGAAGATTATGTTATACAGGCTATTGAAAAATTATAA
- the spoIVB gene encoding SpoIVB peptidase — protein sequence MKFIKPAKKKLIIFFSACAAILSIAYIRLISVFPNQLTLFENQEYIYKFKSPLLVNLVNFKSDNNDILIFDSEDIKINNDDYKDTKNKVMFKASKLGRTSLSLKLLGLIPLKTMYVDVVPYKEVVACGNTVGVKIKVDGILVIGLSDVETPDGRRLIPARDSGLKPGDLIVEVNNNKVDTAYDLMNEVENSMGENIWVKYKRGNSYNNTKVTPVKSAEDNKYRVGMWVRDSTAGIGTLTFYDPVTKGFGALGHGITDIDTGAIMPVQRGELVESNILTVKKGTKGNPGELKGVLIEDSGVLGTIVKNSHYGIYGTLNDAALDKFPNVKYPIALRNDIKVGPATILANIDGKKVEEYSIEIEKVSRKSANGLKGMVIRVTDDRLLEATGGIVQGMSGSPILQDGKLVGAVTHVLVNDPARGYGILIEWMIKNMTDANLQNVEMANAS from the coding sequence TTGAAATTTATAAAACCCGCTAAAAAAAAACTTATAATTTTTTTTAGCGCTTGTGCCGCAATTTTGAGCATAGCATATATAAGATTAATTTCCGTCTTTCCAAACCAGCTGACATTGTTTGAAAACCAGGAATATATTTATAAATTCAAAAGCCCGCTTCTTGTAAACCTTGTAAACTTTAAATCAGATAATAATGACATATTGATATTTGACAGCGAAGACATAAAAATCAATAATGATGATTATAAGGATACCAAAAACAAAGTAATGTTCAAAGCCAGCAAACTTGGCAGAACAAGCCTTAGCTTAAAGCTTTTGGGACTCATTCCCTTAAAAACCATGTATGTTGATGTTGTCCCGTATAAAGAGGTTGTGGCTTGCGGAAATACAGTAGGGGTGAAAATAAAGGTGGACGGTATACTCGTCATTGGATTGTCGGATGTTGAAACCCCGGATGGAAGAAGGTTGATTCCGGCCAGAGATTCCGGACTGAAACCCGGTGACCTTATTGTTGAAGTGAACAACAACAAGGTTGATACTGCATATGATTTAATGAATGAAGTAGAAAATAGCATGGGCGAAAACATATGGGTAAAATATAAGAGAGGAAACAGCTACAACAATACAAAAGTAACGCCGGTCAAATCGGCTGAAGACAATAAGTACCGTGTCGGAATGTGGGTGAGAGACAGCACGGCAGGAATCGGAACGTTGACATTTTACGACCCTGTGACTAAAGGCTTTGGGGCTTTGGGACACGGAATCACCGATATTGATACGGGAGCCATTATGCCCGTTCAAAGAGGTGAGCTTGTCGAATCAAATATTTTGACCGTAAAAAAAGGTACCAAAGGCAATCCCGGGGAACTTAAAGGTGTATTGATAGAAGACAGCGGTGTTCTTGGAACAATAGTGAAAAACAGCCATTATGGCATATATGGTACTTTGAATGACGCGGCGTTGGATAAATTTCCGAACGTAAAATATCCTATAGCTTTGAGAAACGATATAAAGGTGGGACCTGCCACCATACTTGCCAATATAGACGGCAAAAAAGTTGAAGAATACAGTATTGAAATTGAAAAAGTTTCAAGAAAAAGCGCCAATGGTTTGAAGGGAATGGTTATCAGAGTGACTGATGACAGACTTCTTGAGGCAACGGGAGGTATTGTTCAGGGAATGTCAGGCAGCCCTATTTTACAGGATGGCAAACTGGTGGGAGCTGTAACCCATGTACTGGTGAATGACCCTGCAAGAGGCTATGGCATACTGATTGAGTGGATGATTAAAAACATGACTGATGCAAATTTGCAAAATGTTGAAATGGCCAATGCTTCTTAA
- a CDS encoding chemotaxis protein CheW: protein MSEALENVLEYEEDTQKGKYLTFIIGKEVYGIEIKYVTEIIGMQQITEVPELPEYIKGIINLRGKIIPVLDVRLRFKKEPMEYNDRTCIIVVDIKDVSVGLIVDSVAEVVSIPEENIVPPPEANTGFNNRYIKQIGKVGDEVKLLLDCNKLLNDEDCENLLNI from the coding sequence ATGAGTGAAGCTTTGGAAAATGTTTTGGAATACGAAGAAGATACTCAAAAAGGCAAATATCTAACATTTATTATCGGGAAAGAAGTATACGGAATAGAAATCAAGTATGTTACGGAGATAATCGGCATGCAGCAGATAACCGAAGTTCCCGAGCTGCCGGAATATATTAAAGGTATTATAAATTTGCGTGGGAAAATCATACCTGTTTTAGATGTAAGGCTTAGATTTAAAAAAGAGCCAATGGAGTACAATGACAGGACATGCATTATAGTTGTTGACATAAAAGATGTTTCCGTGGGCCTTATTGTGGACAGTGTTGCAGAAGTGGTATCCATTCCGGAAGAGAATATAGTGCCTCCTCCGGAAGCCAATACCGGTTTTAACAACCGCTATATCAAGCAAATCGGAAAGGTCGGCGATGAAGTAAAGCTTCTGCTTGACTGCAACAAGCTGTTAAATGACGAAGATTGTGAAAATTTGCTCAATATATAA
- a CDS encoding PAS domain S-box protein, with translation MDCRVKNEVRDDLNVNLEVMVAGNDEEFAASLKNALLDVGCKHSVKSAATFNEFKNYLRKNNFHIVFFDCSSDISFADVMESFENLKKEMPVVAVLEEDGSRHGFEMIKLGACEYLEKKDSSRLRSIIFKRCRELERERERIRFEKRLKEENERLLTTLESIGDGVIVTDKAGCVIMMNKAAQELTGYLSCNSIGKPLSEVFVIINGVNREPEPDPYERVLSERKTVGLRKNTMLVSKDGTLRYVSASTAPIKSSDREIMGVVVVFRDITRIRKAEEKLQKLSQAVEQSPGIIVMADTRGNIEYVNPRFTEVTGYSFDEVKGKSLFFMELEENGEEKCKDMIQAVFSGKEWRSEIRHKSKNNVVFWEYAYYSPIINSEGVVTNYLKVSEDITERKLMSENLFKAKEAAEAANRAKSEFLANMSHEIRTPLNGIIGMTNLTLQTELTDEQRENLNIVNSCAELLLRVINDILDYSKIEAGKMTLENVKFDFFNLLEKTYKAHIVQANEKGLRLSYTVQKGIPRILVGDPGRLQQVLNNLISNAVKFTDIGEVRIDVDIIEKRDDSVKLKFTVSDTGIGIDGDKMNMLFKSFSQVDSSITRKYGGTGLGLAISKQLVEMMGGEIWVESQKGKGSTFYFTAGFKRKAKSSVKAECTSNADERVLGRKLNILLAEDDKVNQQVIAGMLKKEQCSLTIAENGFEAIKLFEENEFDLILMDVQMPEMDGIEATKRIRKMEEGTFRHIPIIAVTAFAFENDREKILEAGMDDYISKPFSFDDIYAAINRVLYKDEQSSDDMQKEKEDEKGSLDPDEKVNETLSESGTVNETGPDYSLKDIMERLDLSILNGNFTAIDKSALAVKEFAQNRGFDKVKNLAFKIQLSARKNQLEDVKKLYEVLKQEISKFN, from the coding sequence ATGGATTGCAGAGTAAAAAACGAGGTGAGGGATGATTTGAATGTGAACCTCGAGGTGATGGTGGCAGGAAATGACGAGGAGTTTGCAGCATCCCTAAAGAACGCTCTTTTGGACGTGGGGTGCAAGCATTCCGTAAAAAGTGCTGCTACATTTAATGAATTTAAAAACTATTTAAGAAAAAATAATTTTCATATTGTTTTTTTTGACTGTTCTTCTGACATTTCTTTTGCCGATGTGATGGAGAGTTTTGAAAATCTTAAAAAAGAAATGCCCGTTGTTGCAGTTTTGGAAGAAGACGGAAGTAGGCATGGTTTTGAAATGATAAAACTGGGAGCCTGTGAGTATCTCGAAAAGAAAGATTCCTCAAGGCTAAGATCCATTATATTTAAAAGATGCCGGGAGCTTGAACGGGAAAGAGAACGAATAAGGTTTGAAAAAAGGCTGAAGGAGGAAAATGAAAGACTGTTAACAACTTTGGAAAGCATAGGGGACGGCGTAATTGTTACCGACAAGGCGGGTTGTGTAATCATGATGAACAAAGCGGCCCAGGAACTGACAGGGTATTTGTCCTGTAATTCAATTGGGAAACCGCTGTCGGAAGTTTTTGTGATAATAAACGGTGTAAACCGTGAGCCTGAGCCCGATCCCTATGAGAGGGTATTGTCCGAGCGGAAGACCGTGGGCCTTAGGAAAAATACCATGCTGGTTTCAAAAGACGGTACTTTAAGGTATGTTTCGGCAAGCACCGCTCCGATAAAAAGTTCTGACAGGGAAATAATGGGTGTTGTTGTAGTTTTCAGAGACATAACTAGGATAAGAAAAGCGGAAGAGAAGCTTCAGAAATTATCCCAGGCAGTGGAGCAAAGTCCCGGTATCATTGTGATGGCAGACACGCGTGGAAATATTGAATATGTAAATCCCCGATTTACTGAAGTTACAGGATACAGCTTTGATGAGGTAAAGGGAAAAAGCCTTTTTTTCATGGAGTTAGAAGAAAATGGCGAAGAAAAATGCAAAGATATGATTCAGGCAGTGTTTTCAGGCAAGGAATGGAGAAGTGAAATCAGGCATAAATCAAAAAACAATGTGGTATTTTGGGAATATGCATATTATTCTCCGATAATCAACTCGGAAGGTGTCGTAACTAATTATCTTAAAGTTTCCGAAGATATTACTGAAAGAAAGTTAATGTCGGAAAACCTTTTCAAGGCAAAAGAAGCTGCCGAGGCTGCAAACAGGGCAAAAAGCGAATTTCTTGCAAACATGAGCCATGAAATACGGACTCCCTTAAACGGAATAATCGGGATGACCAACCTTACTTTACAGACAGAATTAACTGATGAGCAAAGGGAAAACCTCAATATTGTAAATTCATGTGCGGAACTGCTTCTTAGGGTTATAAACGATATTTTGGACTATTCCAAGATAGAAGCCGGCAAAATGACTTTAGAAAATGTCAAGTTTGATTTCTTCAACCTTTTGGAAAAGACATACAAAGCCCATATTGTACAGGCAAACGAAAAAGGACTGAGATTAAGCTACACTGTGCAAAAAGGCATACCGAGGATTTTGGTGGGGGATCCCGGACGGCTTCAGCAGGTTTTAAACAACCTGATTTCCAATGCCGTAAAATTTACTGATATCGGCGAAGTAAGAATAGATGTGGATATTATTGAAAAAAGAGATGATTCTGTAAAGTTGAAATTTACTGTGTCAGATACGGGAATAGGTATAGACGGTGACAAGATGAACATGCTGTTTAAAAGTTTCAGCCAGGTTGACAGCTCCATTACCCGAAAATATGGAGGTACAGGCTTGGGACTTGCAATTTCAAAACAGCTTGTAGAGATGATGGGTGGCGAAATCTGGGTAGAGAGTCAAAAAGGGAAAGGAAGCACTTTCTATTTTACTGCAGGTTTTAAAAGAAAAGCCAAAAGCAGTGTTAAGGCAGAGTGTACTTCAAATGCCGATGAGCGGGTACTTGGGAGGAAACTCAACATTCTTCTTGCCGAAGATGACAAGGTCAATCAGCAGGTTATAGCAGGCATGCTGAAAAAAGAGCAATGTTCTCTTACAATTGCTGAAAATGGTTTTGAGGCAATTAAACTCTTCGAAGAAAATGAGTTTGACCTTATACTGATGGATGTCCAAATGCCGGAAATGGATGGTATTGAAGCGACAAAAAGAATAAGAAAAATGGAAGAAGGAACTTTCAGGCACATTCCCATTATTGCGGTTACTGCATTTGCTTTTGAGAATGACAGGGAGAAGATTTTGGAAGCCGGAATGGATGATTACATTTCAAAACCCTTTTCCTTTGATGACATTTATGCAGCAATAAACAGAGTGCTGTACAAAGATGAGCAATCGAGTGATGATATGCAAAAAGAGAAAGAAGATGAAAAAGGAAGTTTGGATCCGGATGAAAAAGTTAATGAAACTTTATCTGAAAGTGGAACTGTAAATGAAACGGGTCCGGATTATAGTTTGAAAGATATAATGGAACGACTGGATCTTTCCATACTGAATGGAAACTTTACGGCAATTGACAAGAGTGCTTTGGCAGTAAAAGAATTTGCACAAAACAGAGGATTTGACAAAGTAAAAAATCTTGCGTTCAAAATACAACTTTCTGCCAGGAAAAATCAGCTAGAGGATGTCAAAAAACTGTATGAGGTGCTAAAGCAGGAAATCAGCAAATTTAATTAA
- the spo0A gene encoding sporulation transcription factor Spo0A, with product MTSNKIRVVIADDNREFGDILYEYLNNQEDIEVVGVARDGIEAYELIVEKLPDIAILDIIMPHLDGLGVLEKIGATAISKRPLFIILSAVGQDKITQRALALGAEYYVVKPFDMEVLISRIRQLKNVNQPNVIRQDGLSGEVKSSYHPPQPKNLEAEVTNIMHEIGVPAHIKGYQYLRDAIIMVVKDLDVINSITKQLYPTIAKEYNTTPSRVERAIRHAIEVAWSRGQIDTIDSLFGYTINVGKGKPTNSEFIAMVADKLRLEMKMAT from the coding sequence TTGACATCAAATAAGATTCGGGTCGTAATTGCTGATGATAACAGGGAATTTGGCGATATTTTATATGAATACCTTAACAATCAGGAAGATATTGAAGTGGTAGGGGTGGCAAGAGACGGTATTGAAGCTTATGAGCTTATAGTTGAAAAACTTCCTGACATTGCTATACTTGATATTATCATGCCTCATTTGGACGGTTTGGGTGTTTTGGAGAAAATAGGCGCGACTGCAATCAGTAAAAGACCTTTGTTCATTATTCTTTCGGCAGTGGGCCAGGACAAGATAACACAAAGAGCATTGGCACTCGGAGCTGAATACTATGTTGTAAAGCCTTTCGACATGGAAGTTTTAATTTCGAGAATAAGACAACTCAAGAACGTGAACCAGCCCAATGTTATAAGACAGGACGGTTTGTCCGGTGAAGTCAAGTCGTCTTATCATCCTCCGCAGCCAAAAAATCTTGAAGCTGAAGTAACAAATATTATGCATGAAATAGGCGTACCGGCCCATATAAAAGGGTATCAGTATCTGAGGGATGCCATAATAATGGTAGTCAAAGACCTTGACGTGATAAATTCAATTACAAAGCAGCTGTATCCTACAATAGCGAAGGAATACAACACCACACCCAGCAGAGTTGAAAGGGCAATAAGACATGCTATTGAAGTGGCGTGGAGCAGGGGACAGATTGATACAATAGATTCGTTGTTTGGCTATACGATAAATGTTGGAAAAGGTAAACCCACAAATTCGGAATTTATAGCAATGGTGGCAGACAAATTGAGATTGGAAATGAAAATGGCTACATAA
- a CDS encoding protein-glutamate methylesterase/protein-glutamine glutaminase codes for MRTSNMKRKIKVLVVDDSLLFREKISKGIAQDASIEVVATASDPYEARDKIIEFKPDVMTLDVEMPRMNGIEFLKRLMPQYPIPVVVVSAVSHNVFDALNAGAVDFVTKPDLSTQRGFDFLINELIIKIKIASMAKVGHWKKEYADLKTIGSMNREASSKIIAIGASTGGTEAIYNLLRAFPRDIPGTVIVQHMPPVFTRMYAERLNNSCLMEVKEAQTGDRVCQGRVLIAPGDHHMTIKKSGSGYIVECTKGEKVSGHCPSVDVLFNSVAEVAGKNAIGIILTGMGKDGAKGLLAMRQKGARTLGQDEKSCVVYGMPKVAFEIGAVEKQVSLEAIPQLVYSML; via the coding sequence ATGAGAACCAGCAACATGAAAAGAAAAATCAAAGTTTTGGTGGTTGATGATTCTCTTTTGTTCAGAGAGAAAATTTCAAAAGGAATAGCTCAGGATGCATCAATTGAAGTTGTAGCAACAGCATCAGACCCTTATGAAGCCAGGGACAAGATTATTGAATTTAAGCCGGATGTTATGACCTTGGATGTTGAGATGCCGAGAATGAACGGGATTGAATTTCTAAAGCGGCTCATGCCTCAATATCCTATTCCTGTTGTGGTAGTAAGTGCTGTAAGCCACAATGTGTTTGACGCTCTCAACGCCGGTGCCGTTGATTTTGTTACAAAGCCGGATTTGTCAACCCAAAGAGGATTTGACTTTTTGATAAATGAATTGATTATAAAGATAAAGATTGCTTCAATGGCAAAAGTGGGACACTGGAAAAAAGAGTATGCTGATTTAAAAACCATAGGAAGCATGAACAGAGAAGCCTCGAGCAAAATCATTGCCATTGGTGCCTCCACCGGAGGGACCGAGGCGATATACAATCTGCTCAGAGCGTTTCCGAGGGACATCCCGGGTACTGTTATTGTTCAGCACATGCCCCCGGTATTTACCAGAATGTATGCGGAAAGGCTGAACAATTCGTGCCTTATGGAAGTCAAAGAAGCTCAGACCGGAGACAGAGTTTGCCAGGGAAGAGTCTTGATTGCACCGGGGGATCATCACATGACAATAAAGAAAAGCGGTTCAGGTTATATAGTCGAGTGTACCAAAGGAGAAAAGGTCAGCGGACATTGTCCCTCGGTGGATGTGCTTTTTAATTCCGTTGCCGAAGTTGCGGGTAAAAATGCCATAGGCATAATACTTACAGGCATGGGCAAAGATGGTGCAAAAGGCCTTTTGGCCATGAGACAAAAAGGAGCGAGGACATTGGGACAGGATGAAAAATCCTGCGTTGTATACGGTATGCCAAAAGTTGCCTTTGAAATTGGCGCCGTTGAAAAGCAGGTTTCTTTGGAAGCAATACCACAATTGGTATATTCAATGTTGTAA